Proteins from a genomic interval of Micromonospora sp. NBC_00389:
- a CDS encoding C39 family peptidase, whose amino-acid sequence MRTDLIRKTALTAAGLAFTGGAIAGPVTAAYAASDAKPATQTQSDRKSSGERQLGVRYEAQPNFYYCGPAAARNALSVQGKDISVDAMAKEMGTTEAGTNSINDITPVLNKETGKNDAYRSVEISTPAADSKQTDKLRADVVKTVDDGRAVVANIAGTSVDTDGTSHSFEGGHYISVVGYRDNGNIVKIADSADPNQASYEVTVEHLADWIATRGYATS is encoded by the coding sequence ATGCGTACCGATCTGATTCGTAAGACCGCTCTGACCGCTGCTGGGCTCGCTTTCACCGGCGGTGCGATCGCCGGCCCCGTGACCGCCGCTTACGCCGCGTCGGATGCCAAGCCCGCTACGCAAACCCAGTCGGACCGTAAGTCGTCGGGTGAGCGTCAGCTGGGTGTGCGCTACGAGGCGCAGCCGAACTTCTACTACTGCGGCCCCGCCGCCGCCCGCAACGCCCTGTCCGTGCAGGGCAAGGACATCAGCGTGGACGCCATGGCCAAGGAAATGGGCACCACCGAGGCCGGCACCAACTCCATCAACGACATCACCCCGGTGCTGAACAAGGAAACCGGTAAGAACGACGCCTACCGCAGCGTCGAGATCAGCACCCCCGCCGCTGACAGCAAGCAGACCGACAAGCTGCGCGCCGACGTGGTGAAGACCGTCGATGACGGTCGGGCCGTGGTGGCGAACATCGCCGGCACCAGCGTCGACACCGACGGCACCAGCCACTCCTTCGAGGGTGGGCACTACATCAGCGTCGTCGGCTACCGCGACAACGGCAACATCGTCAAGATCGCCGACTCCGCCGACCCGAACCAGGCCTCCTACGAGGTCACCGTCGAGCACCTCGCCGACTGGATCGCCACCCGCGGCTACGCCACCAGCTGA
- a CDS encoding beta-N-acetylhexosaminidase, with translation MHPGAAAVSTFSSPGSAATPGAAGSTDPISLSGHEPDAATLARAAERAAGELLAPPAPVRLTDVVPAPQEVEPNPAEDWLLPAEAVIVASADPAALAVAEQLAELLRPATGYPLPVTDAAGPAPVDGIALVLTDDDGLGAEGYRLAVTRAGVTVTAVTAAGLFYGAQTLRQLMPPAIESPVPVAEHWMLPGGSIVDRPRFPYRGAMLDVARHFFAVADVLRVIDHLARYKLNHLHLHLTDDQGWRIAVDSRPRLTAVGGTTEVGDGPGGFYTKADYRRIVEYAAARHITVVPEIDLPGHTNAALVAYPELAPDKVAPPPYTGTEVGFSYVDPADERTYDFIADVLGEVAALTPGPWLHIGGDEAFKVKGEVYTGFVERVQRIVAGTGKTVVGWHQLAPAAHADGRVLQWWGTNGEDSAITAEAVRQGARLIVSPGNHAYLDMKYAPDTPVGQDWAGLIDARRAYDWDPGSHVTGVPEAAVLGVEAPLWTESITSLAEIEFMLFPRLPAIAELGWSPRATHDWAGFRDRLAGHGARWTTAGITFHLSPEVPWPAEGTGAAQPTRPHLPTQPGPGTAPVPVADQP, from the coding sequence ATACACCCCGGAGCCGCCGCCGTGTCGACCTTCTCCTCCCCCGGATCCGCCGCCACCCCCGGCGCGGCCGGATCCACCGACCCGATCTCACTGTCGGGGCACGAACCGGACGCGGCCACGCTGGCCCGGGCCGCCGAACGGGCCGCCGGTGAGCTGCTCGCCCCGCCGGCCCCGGTCCGTCTGACCGACGTCGTGCCCGCCCCGCAGGAGGTCGAGCCGAACCCGGCCGAGGACTGGCTGCTGCCGGCCGAGGCGGTCATCGTGGCCAGCGCCGATCCCGCCGCGCTGGCGGTCGCCGAACAGCTCGCCGAGCTGCTGCGTCCGGCCACCGGATACCCGCTGCCGGTGACCGACGCCGCCGGGCCGGCACCGGTCGACGGCATCGCGCTGGTCCTGACCGACGACGACGGCCTGGGCGCCGAGGGGTACCGGCTGGCCGTGACCCGGGCCGGGGTCACCGTCACCGCCGTCACCGCCGCCGGCCTCTTCTACGGCGCGCAGACCCTGCGTCAACTGATGCCACCGGCGATCGAGAGCCCGGTCCCGGTCGCCGAGCACTGGATGCTGCCCGGCGGGTCGATCGTCGACCGGCCCCGGTTCCCGTACCGGGGCGCGATGCTCGACGTGGCGCGGCACTTCTTCGCCGTCGCCGACGTACTCCGGGTGATCGACCACCTGGCCCGGTACAAGCTCAACCACCTGCACCTGCACCTGACCGACGACCAGGGCTGGCGGATCGCCGTCGACTCCCGGCCACGATTGACCGCCGTCGGCGGGACGACCGAGGTCGGCGACGGCCCCGGCGGGTTCTACACGAAGGCCGACTACCGCAGGATCGTCGAGTACGCCGCCGCCCGGCACATCACCGTGGTGCCGGAGATCGACCTGCCCGGCCACACCAACGCCGCGCTGGTCGCGTACCCGGAACTGGCACCGGACAAGGTCGCACCGCCGCCGTACACCGGCACCGAGGTCGGCTTCAGCTACGTCGACCCGGCCGACGAGCGGACGTACGACTTCATCGCAGACGTGCTGGGCGAGGTGGCCGCGCTCACCCCGGGGCCGTGGCTGCACATCGGCGGCGACGAGGCGTTCAAGGTCAAGGGCGAGGTGTACACCGGTTTCGTCGAGCGGGTGCAGCGGATCGTCGCCGGCACCGGTAAGACCGTCGTCGGCTGGCACCAGCTCGCCCCGGCCGCGCACGCCGACGGACGGGTGCTCCAGTGGTGGGGCACGAACGGCGAGGACTCGGCCATCACTGCCGAGGCGGTACGCCAGGGCGCCCGGCTGATCGTCTCCCCCGGCAACCACGCCTACCTGGACATGAAGTACGCCCCGGACACCCCGGTCGGGCAGGACTGGGCCGGCCTGATCGACGCGCGACGCGCGTACGACTGGGATCCCGGGTCACACGTGACGGGCGTGCCGGAGGCGGCGGTACTCGGCGTGGAGGCCCCGCTCTGGACCGAGTCGATCACCTCGCTGGCCGAGATCGAGTTCATGCTGTTCCCTCGGCTGCCCGCCATCGCCGAGCTGGGCTGGTCGCCCCGGGCTACGCACGACTGGGCCGGGTTCCGCGACCGGCTGGCCGGACACGGCGCGCGCTGGACCACCGCCGGGATCACCTTCCACCTCTCCCCCGAGGTCCCCTGGCCGGCTGAGGGGACCGGGGCCGCCCAGCCGACCCGCCCGCACCTCCCGACCCAGCCCGGCCCCGGTACCGCCCCCGTCCCAGTCGCCGACCAGCCCTGA
- a CDS encoding siderophore-interacting protein, giving the protein MTERPRNVTSVRVLRTERPTPHLIRLVLGGDELAGLPVGEFSDHYIKLVFPQPGVAYPQPLDLAEIRRDLPREQWPRLRAYTVRQWDPLAEELTVDVVHHGDEGLAGPWAAALRPGDPVHFVGPGGAYAPSPDADWHLLVGDESALPAIGAALERLPLGAPAHVFVEIADPAEEQKLLSPGAVQLTWLHRGERPVGAALVAAVRDLEFPPGQVHAFVHGEATFVRELRRLLRAERGVPADRLSISGYWRRGMDDEGWRSAKADWNREVAAEEPTAA; this is encoded by the coding sequence ATGACGGAACGCCCCAGGAACGTCACCTCGGTCCGAGTGCTGCGCACCGAGCGACCCACCCCGCATCTGATCCGGCTCGTCCTCGGCGGGGACGAGCTGGCCGGCCTGCCGGTGGGCGAGTTCAGCGACCACTACATCAAGCTGGTCTTCCCGCAGCCCGGCGTCGCGTACCCGCAGCCGCTGGACCTCGCCGAGATCCGCCGTGACCTGCCCCGCGAGCAGTGGCCCCGGCTGCGCGCGTACACCGTGCGGCAGTGGGACCCGCTGGCCGAGGAGCTGACCGTCGACGTGGTGCACCACGGCGACGAGGGGCTGGCCGGCCCGTGGGCCGCCGCGCTGCGCCCGGGCGACCCGGTGCACTTCGTCGGACCCGGCGGGGCGTACGCCCCGAGCCCGGACGCGGACTGGCACCTGCTGGTCGGCGACGAGAGCGCCCTGCCGGCGATCGGCGCCGCCCTGGAACGGCTGCCGCTGGGCGCCCCGGCCCATGTCTTCGTGGAGATCGCCGACCCGGCGGAGGAGCAGAAGCTGCTCAGCCCGGGCGCGGTCCAGCTCACCTGGCTGCACCGCGGCGAGCGCCCGGTGGGTGCCGCGCTGGTGGCGGCGGTGCGGGATCTGGAGTTCCCGCCGGGCCAGGTGCACGCCTTCGTCCACGGCGAGGCGACCTTCGTCCGGGAACTGCGCCGGCTGCTGCGCGCCGAGCGGGGCGTACCCGCCGATCGGCTCTCCATCTCCGGCTACTGGCGGCGCGGCATGGACGACGAGGGCTGGCGCTCGGCCAAGGCCGACTGGAACCGGGAGGTGGCGGCCGAGGAGCCCACCGCTGCCTGA
- a CDS encoding low temperature requirement protein A — protein MRRVRTVGARLPGWLSGRLGVRGPAPLEDEAGHRHATWLELFLDIIFVYALAAVVARLGTDSTPSVGGILAVSGLFVVVQWAWMGQVYYDTRFDPDDLPHRLLVLVALVGAGTMTLGVDEVPESALLPVGYLIVRGVLLLLYLRARPASPIARTVISVYLVGFGLGWLIWLVSLAVPIALRPALWVVAMAIELATPWVGRRRLEQWPVDNRHLPERIGQFTIIVLGSALANLLFAVPDHPRPHMILTAGLAFVVPAAVWWVYTTFVTTNLSTTRLRAGQAYTYLHIPLSGALLLLGWSLGQAVRLVDSGASRLPLELRLLLAASVVVWVLCGLGLFTLATRPSASRLAITAYAVISVSLIGATVREARLLLLLLAPAIVGYAVLLNRRLTAVREEWDRQTEG, from the coding sequence ATGCGGAGGGTACGGACCGTCGGCGCCCGCTTGCCGGGATGGTTGTCCGGTCGGCTGGGCGTACGCGGGCCGGCACCGCTGGAGGACGAGGCCGGGCACCGCCACGCCACCTGGCTGGAGCTCTTCCTCGACATCATCTTCGTGTACGCGCTGGCGGCGGTGGTGGCCCGGCTGGGCACCGACTCGACCCCGTCGGTGGGTGGCATACTTGCCGTGAGCGGGCTCTTCGTGGTGGTCCAGTGGGCCTGGATGGGTCAGGTCTACTACGACACCCGGTTCGACCCGGACGATCTGCCGCACCGGCTGCTGGTGCTGGTCGCGCTGGTCGGCGCCGGCACGATGACACTCGGCGTGGACGAGGTGCCGGAGAGCGCGCTGCTGCCGGTCGGGTACCTGATCGTCCGGGGCGTGCTGCTCCTGCTCTACCTGCGGGCCCGGCCGGCCAGCCCGATCGCCCGCACGGTGATCTCGGTCTACCTGGTCGGCTTCGGGCTGGGCTGGCTGATCTGGCTGGTCTCGCTGGCCGTGCCGATCGCGCTGCGCCCGGCGCTGTGGGTCGTCGCGATGGCCATCGAGCTGGCCACGCCCTGGGTCGGCCGACGCCGGCTCGAGCAGTGGCCGGTGGACAACCGGCACCTGCCGGAACGGATCGGCCAGTTCACCATCATCGTGCTGGGCAGCGCGCTGGCCAACCTGCTCTTCGCGGTGCCGGACCACCCCCGGCCGCACATGATCCTCACCGCCGGGTTGGCCTTCGTGGTGCCGGCCGCCGTCTGGTGGGTCTACACCACCTTCGTCACCACCAACCTGTCGACGACCCGCCTGCGTGCCGGGCAGGCGTACACCTATCTGCACATCCCGCTCAGCGGTGCGCTGCTGCTGCTCGGCTGGTCGCTCGGGCAGGCGGTACGGCTGGTCGACAGCGGCGCGAGCCGGCTGCCGCTGGAGCTGCGGCTGCTGTTGGCTGCCTCGGTGGTGGTCTGGGTGCTGTGTGGGCTGGGCCTGTTCACGCTCGCTACCCGGCCGAGCGCCTCCCGGCTGGCGATCACCGCCTACGCGGTGATTTCGGTCAGCCTGATCGGCGCGACGGTACGCGAGGCCCGGCTGCTGTTGCTGCTGCTCGCCCCGGCGATCGTCGGGTACGCCGTGCTGCTCAACCGGCGACTCACCGCGGTCCGTGAGGAATGGGACCGGCAGACCGAGGGCTGA
- a CDS encoding deoxyguanosinetriphosphate triphosphohydrolase, which produces MTAPPSVAADARLVEEPPKDTGHRRSPYERDRARVLHSAAFRRLATKTQVHTAGTDDFLRTRLTHSLEVAQIAREMGARLGCDPDVVDVAGLAHDLGHPPFGHNGEEALDLLATACGGFEGNAQTLRVLTRLEAKVLLPDGSSAGLNLTRASLDAIGKYPWLRRPGQRKFGVYADDAAVFGWIRAGAPGDRRCLEAQVMDWADDVAYSVHDVEDGIHGGYVTLRPLLDDADERAALCTDVAATYSGESPGDLAEVLVELLADPLLAPLVGYDGSHRAQAALKATTSGLTGRFVSAAVAATEERFGAGPHRRYAADLVVPRLVRAQCALLKGIALRYVMRRSGFRGRYERQRAMLAELVGALVRRAPDGLDPIFAPLWRAAPNDAARLRVVIDQVASLTDPAAVTWHTRLVGDGAPPSGGGAA; this is translated from the coding sequence TTGACCGCACCGCCGTCCGTCGCGGCGGACGCCCGGCTGGTCGAGGAGCCGCCCAAGGACACCGGCCACCGCCGGTCGCCGTACGAGCGGGACCGTGCCCGGGTGCTGCACTCAGCGGCGTTCCGCCGGCTGGCCACCAAGACCCAGGTGCACACCGCCGGCACCGACGACTTCCTGCGCACCCGGCTGACCCACTCGCTGGAGGTCGCCCAGATCGCCCGCGAGATGGGTGCCCGGCTGGGCTGCGACCCGGACGTGGTGGACGTCGCCGGGCTCGCGCACGACCTCGGGCACCCGCCGTTCGGGCACAACGGCGAGGAGGCGCTGGACCTGCTCGCCACGGCCTGCGGCGGCTTCGAGGGCAACGCCCAGACGCTGCGGGTGCTGACCCGGCTGGAGGCGAAGGTGCTCCTCCCGGACGGCTCGTCCGCCGGGCTGAACCTGACCCGTGCCTCGCTCGACGCGATCGGCAAGTACCCCTGGCTGCGCCGCCCCGGGCAGCGCAAGTTCGGGGTGTACGCCGACGACGCGGCCGTCTTCGGCTGGATCCGGGCCGGCGCGCCCGGCGACCGGCGCTGCCTGGAGGCGCAGGTGATGGACTGGGCAGACGACGTCGCGTACTCCGTGCACGACGTGGAGGACGGCATCCACGGCGGGTACGTCACGCTGCGCCCGCTGCTCGACGATGCCGACGAGCGGGCGGCGCTCTGCACCGACGTGGCCGCCACCTACTCCGGGGAGTCCCCGGGTGACCTGGCCGAGGTGCTGGTCGAGTTGCTGGCCGACCCCCTGCTGGCCCCCCTCGTCGGGTACGACGGCAGCCACCGCGCCCAGGCCGCGCTGAAGGCCACCACCAGCGGGTTGACCGGCCGGTTCGTCTCCGCGGCGGTGGCCGCCACGGAGGAGCGGTTCGGCGCCGGCCCGCATCGCCGCTACGCCGCCGACCTGGTGGTGCCGCGGCTGGTCCGGGCCCAGTGCGCCCTGCTCAAGGGCATCGCGCTGCGCTACGTGATGCGTCGCTCCGGCTTCCGGGGCCGCTACGAACGGCAGCGGGCGATGCTGGCCGAGCTGGTGGGCGCGCTGGTCCGGCGGGCGCCGGACGGGCTCGACCCGATCTTCGCCCCGCTGTGGCGGGCCGCCCCGAACGACGCTGCCCGGCTGCGGGTGGTGATCGATCAGGTCGCCTCACTCACCGACCCGGCGGCGGTGACCTGGCACACCCGCCTGGTGGGAGATGGAGCACCGCCGTCCGGGGGCGGCGCAGCTTAG
- the ppdK gene encoding pyruvate, phosphate dikinase: MAAQETVDHKYVYDFSEGNKDLKDLLGGKGANLAEMTNLGLPVPPGFIITTEACQAYLATGREPDGLAGQIEAHLESLERAMGKRLGDPQDPLLVSVRSGAKFSMPGMMETVLNVGLNDQSVLGLSAQAGGSTDQAASGGANRFAWDSYRRLIQMFGKTVCDVPGEEFEHALDEVKRAKGTHNDLDLDADDLRGLVDSYKKIFVKHTGREFPQQPREQLDLAIRAVFESWNAERAVLYRRQERIPADLGTAVNVVSMVFGNLGPDSGTGVAFTRDPASGAQGIYGDYLANAQGEDVVAGIRNTVPLQELEQLDKSSYDELLGIMARLEEHYKDLCDIEFTIERGKLWMLQTRVGKRTAAAAFVIAGQLIDEGLIDLDEALHRVNGAQLAQLMFPRFQLDHDFQPVAKGIGASPGAASGKVVFTSARAVELAAEGESVILVRRETNPDDLNGMIAAKGILTSRGGKTSHAAVVARGMGKTCVSGADEIDVNVPAKRFTVAGQTVGEGDVVSIDGTTGKVYLGEVPVMPSEVVQYFEGSLDPAHIDNALVRAVHRIMTHADDKRRLAVRTNADTGADAARARRFGAEGIGLCRTEHMFLGDRRELVERLILARAEGEREAALAALLPLQRADFEEIFREMDGLPVTVRLIDPPLHEFLPPLEQLAVNVAVAQERGEDVAKEEALLAAVRRMHEENPMLGLRGVRLGLVIPGLFAMQVRAIAEAAVTCARGGGTAKPEIMVPLVGAVQELETVRAEAEKIIAEVVGDSGVEVLIGTMIEVPRAALTAGQIAEAAEFFSFGTNDLTQMGWGFSRDDVEGAFFWRYLELGIFGISPFESIDRDGVGRLVRIAAEEGRAARPGLKLGVCGEHGGDPDSVHFFHEVGLDYVSCSPFRVPVARLEAGRAAVETGGSDSR, encoded by the coding sequence GTGGCAGCGCAAGAGACCGTCGATCACAAGTACGTCTACGACTTCTCCGAGGGCAACAAGGACCTCAAGGACCTGCTCGGCGGCAAGGGCGCAAACCTGGCCGAGATGACCAACCTCGGGCTGCCGGTGCCCCCCGGCTTCATCATCACCACCGAGGCCTGTCAGGCGTACCTCGCGACCGGCCGGGAGCCGGACGGGCTCGCCGGCCAGATCGAGGCGCACCTGGAATCGCTGGAGCGCGCGATGGGCAAGCGCCTCGGCGACCCGCAGGACCCCCTGTTGGTCTCCGTCCGTTCCGGCGCCAAGTTCTCCATGCCCGGCATGATGGAGACCGTCCTCAACGTCGGCCTCAACGACCAGAGCGTGCTGGGGCTCTCCGCCCAGGCGGGCGGCTCCACTGACCAGGCCGCCTCCGGCGGCGCGAACAGATTCGCCTGGGACTCCTACCGGCGACTCATCCAGATGTTCGGCAAGACCGTCTGCGACGTGCCGGGCGAGGAGTTCGAGCACGCCCTCGACGAGGTCAAGCGCGCCAAGGGCACCCACAACGACCTGGACCTGGACGCCGACGACCTGCGCGGGCTGGTCGACTCGTACAAGAAGATCTTCGTCAAGCACACCGGTCGGGAGTTCCCGCAGCAGCCGCGCGAACAGCTCGACCTGGCCATCCGGGCGGTCTTCGAGTCGTGGAACGCCGAGCGCGCGGTGCTCTACCGCCGCCAGGAGCGGATCCCGGCCGACCTCGGCACCGCGGTCAACGTGGTGTCCATGGTCTTCGGCAACCTCGGCCCGGACTCCGGCACCGGCGTCGCATTCACCCGGGACCCGGCCAGCGGCGCGCAGGGCATCTACGGCGACTACCTGGCCAACGCCCAGGGCGAGGACGTCGTCGCCGGCATCCGCAACACGGTGCCGTTGCAGGAGTTGGAGCAGCTCGACAAGTCCTCCTACGACGAACTGCTCGGCATCATGGCCCGGCTGGAGGAGCACTACAAGGACCTCTGTGACATCGAGTTCACCATCGAACGCGGCAAGCTCTGGATGCTGCAGACGCGGGTCGGCAAGCGCACCGCAGCCGCCGCGTTCGTCATCGCCGGGCAGTTGATCGACGAGGGCCTGATCGACCTGGACGAGGCGCTGCACCGGGTCAACGGCGCGCAGTTGGCCCAGCTGATGTTCCCGCGCTTCCAGCTCGACCACGACTTCCAGCCGGTCGCCAAGGGCATCGGCGCCTCGCCCGGCGCGGCATCGGGCAAGGTGGTCTTCACCTCCGCCCGGGCCGTCGAGCTGGCCGCCGAGGGCGAGTCGGTGATCCTGGTCCGCCGGGAGACCAACCCGGACGACCTGAACGGCATGATCGCCGCCAAGGGCATTCTCACGTCGCGCGGCGGTAAGACCAGCCACGCCGCCGTGGTGGCCCGGGGGATGGGCAAGACCTGCGTCTCCGGCGCCGACGAGATCGACGTGAACGTGCCCGCGAAGCGGTTCACCGTGGCCGGGCAGACCGTCGGCGAGGGAGACGTCGTCTCCATCGACGGCACCACCGGCAAGGTCTACCTGGGCGAGGTGCCGGTCATGCCGTCGGAGGTGGTGCAGTACTTCGAGGGCAGTCTCGACCCCGCGCACATCGACAACGCGCTGGTTCGGGCCGTACACCGGATCATGACGCACGCCGACGACAAGCGGCGGCTCGCGGTCCGCACGAACGCCGACACCGGCGCGGACGCCGCCCGGGCCCGGCGCTTCGGCGCCGAGGGCATCGGGCTCTGCCGCACCGAACACATGTTTCTCGGCGACCGGCGCGAGCTGGTCGAGCGACTGATCCTGGCCCGAGCCGAGGGTGAGCGCGAGGCGGCGCTGGCGGCGCTGCTGCCGTTGCAGCGGGCCGACTTCGAGGAGATCTTCCGCGAGATGGACGGGCTGCCGGTCACCGTCCGGCTGATCGACCCGCCACTGCACGAGTTCCTGCCGCCGCTGGAGCAGCTCGCGGTCAACGTCGCGGTCGCCCAGGAGCGCGGCGAGGACGTGGCCAAGGAGGAGGCGCTGCTCGCCGCCGTCCGGCGGATGCACGAGGAGAACCCGATGCTCGGGCTGCGGGGCGTCCGCCTCGGCCTGGTCATCCCCGGCCTGTTCGCGATGCAGGTCCGGGCCATCGCCGAGGCGGCTGTCACCTGCGCCCGTGGCGGCGGGACAGCCAAGCCGGAGATCATGGTGCCGCTGGTCGGCGCCGTGCAGGAGCTGGAGACGGTCCGCGCCGAGGCCGAGAAGATCATCGCCGAGGTGGTCGGGGACAGCGGGGTCGAGGTGCTGATCGGCACCATGATCGAGGTGCCCCGGGCGGCGCTGACCGCCGGTCAGATCGCCGAGGCGGCGGAGTTCTTCTCCTTCGGCACCAACGACCTGACCCAGATGGGCTGGGGCTTCTCCCGCGACGACGTCGAGGGCGCGTTCTTCTGGCGCTATCTGGAGTTGGGCATCTTCGGCATCTCGCCGTTCGAGTCGATCGACCGCGACGGCGTGGGCCGGCTGGTGCGGATCGCCGCCGAGGAGGGCCGGGCCGCCCGGCCCGGGCTGAAGCTCGGTGTCTGCGGCGAGCACGGCGGCGACCCCGACTCGGTGCACTTCTTCCACGAGGTCGGTCTGGACTACGTCTCCTGCTCGCCGTTCCGGGTGCCGGTGGCCCGGCTGGAGGCCGGTCGGGCGGCGGTGGAGACCGGCGGGTCGGACAGCCGCTGA
- a CDS encoding VOC family protein, with protein MTSVWESLTVDARDPARLARWWAEALGYQIITEKPDEVEIRQSVDKLPGLVFLPVADGKERKNRLHLDLRPADQEAEVERLVDMGARHVDIGQGQVDWTVLADPEGNEFCVLREREE; from the coding sequence ATGACCAGCGTCTGGGAGAGCCTCACCGTCGACGCCCGCGATCCGGCCCGACTGGCCCGCTGGTGGGCCGAAGCCCTCGGCTACCAGATCATCACTGAGAAGCCGGACGAGGTGGAGATCCGCCAGTCCGTCGACAAGCTCCCCGGCCTGGTCTTCCTGCCGGTGGCCGACGGCAAGGAACGCAAGAACCGGCTGCACCTCGACCTTCGCCCGGCCGACCAGGAGGCCGAGGTCGAACGGCTCGTCGACATGGGCGCCCGGCACGTCGACATCGGCCAGGGCCAGGTGGACTGGACGGTGTTGGCCGACCCGGAGGGCAACGAGTTCTGCGTGCTTCGCGAGCGCGAGGAGTGA
- a CDS encoding TAXI family TRAP transporter solute-binding subunit, translating to MRRIDVRLVAGLSVVALVAVGATGCGGQQGGAAKDDAASEVTCEVTRETRVGIATGNATGVYYVVGNALAGQLSGATGGKLTGTAAETGASVQNVEQLVSGQYDVAFSLFDTAVNAVQGKGSFTAPQPVEALARIYDNYTQVVVRNDAGINSVADMRGKRISTGSPKSGTEVIANRLLEAAGLDPAKDIRAQRLDLTKTVEGIKDGSIDGFFWSGGLPTGGLTDLFTTAGDRVKFIDIAPLLPKMTELSPAYQAGTIGRDAYRTAADTPTIVVPNVLLVRKDLDANVACAITRTVFDKRDTLAQANPAAKGISLETARKTEPVPLHRGAAKALEDLGAN from the coding sequence GTGAGACGAATCGATGTACGGCTCGTGGCGGGTCTGAGCGTGGTCGCCCTCGTCGCGGTCGGAGCCACGGGTTGCGGGGGCCAGCAGGGCGGTGCCGCCAAGGACGACGCGGCCAGCGAGGTCACCTGTGAGGTGACCCGGGAGACCCGCGTCGGCATCGCCACCGGCAATGCGACCGGCGTCTACTACGTGGTCGGCAACGCCCTCGCCGGGCAACTGTCCGGAGCGACCGGTGGCAAGCTCACCGGCACGGCCGCGGAGACCGGCGCCTCGGTGCAGAACGTCGAGCAGTTGGTCAGCGGCCAGTACGACGTGGCGTTCTCCCTCTTCGACACGGCGGTCAACGCGGTTCAGGGCAAGGGCAGCTTCACCGCGCCGCAGCCGGTCGAGGCGCTCGCACGCATCTACGACAACTACACCCAGGTCGTGGTCCGCAATGACGCCGGGATCAACTCGGTGGCCGACATGCGGGGCAAACGGATCTCCACCGGTTCGCCGAAGTCGGGCACCGAGGTGATCGCCAACCGGCTGCTGGAGGCCGCCGGCCTCGACCCGGCCAAGGACATTCGGGCGCAGCGGCTCGACCTGACCAAGACAGTCGAGGGGATCAAGGACGGCAGCATCGACGGCTTCTTCTGGTCCGGCGGCCTGCCCACCGGAGGCCTGACCGACCTGTTCACCACCGCCGGCGACCGGGTGAAGTTCATCGACATCGCGCCCCTGCTGCCAAAGATGACCGAGTTGAGCCCCGCCTACCAGGCCGGGACGATCGGCCGGGACGCGTACCGGACGGCGGCGGACACCCCGACGATCGTCGTGCCGAACGTGCTGCTGGTCCGCAAGGACCTGGACGCCAACGTCGCCTGTGCGATCACCCGGACGGTCTTCGACAAGCGGGACACCCTGGCCCAGGCGAACCCTGCGGCCAAGGGCATCTCCCTGGAGACCGCCCGGAAGACCGAGCCGGTTCCGCTGCACCGTGGTGCCGCGAAGGCGCTGGAGGATCTCGGCGCCAACTGA
- a CDS encoding roadblock/LC7 domain-containing protein produces MDADTVVGTELRGLRRRRPEVAGAVLAGTDGLLISSDLPSTDATHLAALAAASFGLGHRMADTAQQGEFRESVVRTTAGCVVTYPAGRNALLTLVTVAAAEDLEALHEEARAVAHRAGSVLDIRGGGIGNTAMPDAHAPLAVRTPMATLPAQLHRSARPTWRRPPI; encoded by the coding sequence GTGGACGCAGACACCGTGGTGGGAACGGAGCTACGCGGGTTGCGTCGGCGCCGTCCCGAGGTCGCCGGGGCCGTCCTGGCCGGCACCGACGGGCTGCTCATCTCCAGTGACCTGCCCAGCACCGACGCCACCCACCTCGCCGCGCTCGCCGCGGCCAGCTTCGGGCTCGGCCACCGGATGGCCGACACGGCCCAGCAGGGCGAGTTCCGGGAGTCGGTGGTGCGGACCACCGCCGGCTGCGTGGTGACCTACCCGGCCGGGCGCAACGCCCTGCTGACCCTGGTCACCGTCGCGGCCGCGGAGGACCTGGAGGCGCTGCACGAGGAGGCACGGGCGGTGGCCCATCGGGCCGGCTCAGTGCTGGACATCCGCGGCGGCGGGATCGGCAACACCGCCATGCCCGACGCGCACGCCCCGCTGGCCGTGCGTACCCCGATGGCCACCCTGCCGGCGCAGTTGCACCGCTCGGCCCGACCCACCTGGCGGCGCCCGCCGATCTGA